The following is a genomic window from Pseudomonas sp. FP2335.
CCACAGCACCGGCACCCTTTACATCATTTCCGCTCCTTCGGGCGCGGGCAAGAGCAGCCTGGTCAAGGCCTTGACCGACGCTGACGCGCAGATCCGCATCTCGGTCTCCCACACCACCCGCGCCATGCGCCCGGGCGAGGTGAACGGCGTGCACTATCACTTCGTCGAGCGCACCGAATTCGTCAAGATGATCGAACACGGCGACTTCCTCGAACGCGCCGAAGTCTTCGGCAACCTCTACGGCACCTCGCAAAGCCACCTGCAGCAGACCCTGGACGAAGGCCACGACCTGATCCTGGAAATCGACTGGCAGGGCGCCGAGCAAGTACGCAAGCTGATGCCCCAGGCGCGCTCGATCTTCATCCTGCCGCCATCCCTCGACGCCTTGCACCAGCGCCTGACCAACCGCGGCCAGGACAGCGACGAGATCATCGAAGGCCGCATGCGTGAAGCCGTCAGCGAAATGAGCCACTACGTCGACTACGACTACCTGATCATCAACGACGACTTTTCCCACGCGCTGGATGATTTGAAGGCGATTTTCCGCACCAATCAGCTCCAGCAAAAGCGTCAACAGCAGCGTTTCGGCAAATTATTGGCTGAACTGCTCGGCTGATTGGCTCTTCCCAAAACCGCTGCA
Proteins encoded in this region:
- the gmk gene encoding guanylate kinase, coding for MTHSTGTLYIISAPSGAGKSSLVKALTDADAQIRISVSHTTRAMRPGEVNGVHYHFVERTEFVKMIEHGDFLERAEVFGNLYGTSQSHLQQTLDEGHDLILEIDWQGAEQVRKLMPQARSIFILPPSLDALHQRLTNRGQDSDEIIEGRMREAVSEMSHYVDYDYLIINDDFSHALDDLKAIFRTNQLQQKRQQQRFGKLLAELLG